Sequence from the Candidatus Poribacteria bacterium genome:
TATAGCCGTCCAACAAGGTAACCTGTTTCTTCTCATAGTCGATAACGGTGCCATCGGCATCTTTGTAAGGTTGGCGTGTCATGACCACTTCGCCTGTCTCTTCATTTATCTGTGGCTCACCTGTTTCCGAATCTATCACGGGTTGAAGTGGGTTCTCTGTCCTGTCGGCATACACGCCGGGATAAATCTCTGTGAAGACGACCTGTTCATCGCCTTCTCGTTCTGCCAATTCCGCAACTGTAACGTCCTGCCCACGATACGGCGTTTGATAATCGTAGGGTTGACCGAAGAAGATACCCCTGAAGGGTTCAATCGCAACGGGGCGGAATCCATTATCCGGATCAAGCCATGGACCGTATAACGCGTCCCCGTGGTGCGTTCCCCACTGCCCGACTCGGTAACGAATTCTACCGGAGAATTTGTTTGTTCCAACCTTCGTGATGAGATTAATGATACCGGATTGCGCATCGCCGTGTTCGGCATTGAATCCACCCGTGATGACTTCCATCTGCTCAAGGGAATTCGTGCCGATGCTCAAACCCAAACTTCTGCTGATCGGGTTATTGATTGGGATACCGTCAATAAGGTATCTGATCTCCATCGATCTGCCACCGCGGACATGGGCTGTACCGGTCGAGTTCAGCACAGCAACGCCGGGGAGGGTTTGTAGAATGCCATTTACCGTATCGCGGGGCATCGCCTCAATATCTTCTGATTCAATGATTCTTGCAGTCTGTGTAACATCTTTCTTAATCAGTGGTTTGGTGGCTGTTACCGTTATCCCTTCGAGTGTGACAACCTCAGATGCCTTCAAGGTGAAGTCTAAGGTTGTGGTAAGTCCTGCGAGTACTGTCGCACCTTCCACCGTTTCGGAGGTGTAACCGGTCAATTCAACTTTTACGTTGTAACCGCCGGGTGGGATATTGGTCATCACATAGTAGCCAGCATCGTTTGTCGTTGCGGTGCTGCTTGTTCCGACGATTGTCACTGTGACATTTGCCAACGGTTCGTTTGTCGCTTCAGTGGTGATGACACCAGAAATTTTTCCGGTGATCGCAGCAGGCACTCCTTGGATGCCTACTATCACCATACCTACTATAATTAGCGCGAATAGCACCGTTTTTTTCAATATATTATGCTTTTTCATAAGTACATTTCCTCTTTTCTAATGCTTGAATAGTCAAGTATCTGGACTTAGACACAGTGTTTTAGATGAAAAAAATAGATTAAATAATCCGACAAGGAATAGATGGAAACCTTCCGTATTAACTCAATTGGACAAAACAATAATTTCTATTGCAGAAAGTCATGCAAAGATCTAACCTAACACACTTTCAATGAATCTAAGGCTTTTTAAATTCCGTTCGGTATGATATTCAATGAAACTGCCGAGGGCGCGTTTAAGTTCGTTATGATTGCGGGTGGAGGCGCGAATTCGGTTGAACCGCTCCCACTCAGATTTCCGAAGCATCTTTAGCAATTCACGACTGCCCGGTGCGATTGTAAAGGCAGCACCGTCTCGGTTTTTGCAATCGCCGCAAAGTACACCCCCGTACCGAACACTGAACGCGATGCCGAATTTCTCTGTGCCTGCACCATTTACGCCTGAACCGCAGTGTACACAACGCGAAAGTTCCGGCCCGTAGCCTGCACAGTCCAAAAATTTAATTTCAAACCCTCTTGCAAGCAATGGAACATCGTCCACATCGACTAAAAATTTATAGGTGGTTCGGAGGAGATCGAAAATTTCAGGGTTAGCGATGCCTTCTGATGCGATACTATCTACGAGTTCAGCGAAATAGCAGCCGTAAGTGATGCGCGTGAAATCGGAGCGGATTGTATCAAATCCGTTAATCAGATTGAAGTCGGTGATGTTCTGTAATTCTCGGTTTTCTCGGTGTTGGAAGATAAGCATTCCGTGGTTGAGGAGCTCTAAACTCCCGCCAAGTTTGCTTTTCGGACTTTTCACGCCGTAGGCGACCGCTTTGACCTTCCCGAAGTCAGGCGTGTAGAAGGTAATTATTTTGTGGAATTCTTTAAGCGGGAAGGTGCGAATGACAATCGCTTGGGTCTTTTGGGCTGCCATGTTTTTTAGGTGTAGACGCGTTTTGGGCTTGCTATGTGGACGCGTGCTAATTAAAAAAATAGAATCGGGGCGAGAGGATTTGAACCTCCGACCTCCTACTCCCGAAGCAGGCGCGCTAGCCGGACTGCGCTACGCCCCGATCTGTATGTTTAATTATACCTTCTCTGATAGGTTTTGTCAAATTAATCCAATTTTTTAGGGCTTTTCAAGAAGTACCGCCTATGTTGATATCCGGCATCTGGATATGAATCCTGTGGATGCGTCGCTCATCCGCCTCAAATATGGTGAAGCGGATACCGCGGAAGGTAAATGTATAGCCTTGTTCAGGCACACGCCCGAGGTGATCTACAACGAACCCGCCGATTGTATCGATGTTTTCCGCTTCAAATTCTGTGCCGAGTCTTTCGTTCAAGTCCATAAGATTCAATCTCGCATCAACCGAATAGGTGTTGGCATCCATCTGGATGTAGTCATCCTGTTCGTCTATTTCATCTTCATCTTGGATTTCACCCACAATTTCTTCGATGATATTTTCCAGCGTCACTATTCCAGCAGTGCCGCCGTATTCGTCCACAACGATTGCTATATGCTGTTTATGTGCCCGAAGTTCCCTGAAGAGTTCCGAAATGTTCTTACTTTCCGGTGTGAAAAAAGGACTCCGATCGACGATGAGTTCTCTTAGATTGATCGGCTTGTCTTTTGCCCAGCAATCCAGCATGTCTTTAACGTGCAAAATTCCGACGATGCGGTCGATGGTTTCTTCGTAGATCGGAATACGCGTGTGTCGGCAGGTAATCGTTGTCTGTAGCACTTCAGCGGCGGGTGTATTGGCTTCGAGACAGACCATATCAGTTCGCGCGACCATAATTTCTCGGACAACTTTATCTGGTAAATCTAAAATCCGAGCAATCATTTCTCGATCGTCGGGTTCTAAGATTTCTTGGCTATCGGCGACGTTGTCGAGTGTTTCTAAAACCTCTGGGGATACGAGGCTGTCTTGGGCTGAGGTAACCTTGCCCCCGAAGACTCGGACAATGAGATTTGCGAGGAAATTTAGTGGGATTAAAACAACAAACCCGCCCCAGTAAATCACGCGGAGAACGCTGAGCGCTCGGATGGTTGCTTCCCCTGTGCTGCCCTGGACATAGTTTTTAGGGAACAATTCGGTAAGGATGACGAAACATGCGACTGCCAGTGCTGCATTTGCCACTGGATACACCAAATATTGGTCTTTCCAAAACGTCATGAATACCATAACGCTTACCACTATCAAGATCGTTTTTGCCGTGATGATAGTCAGCGAATAGCGACGTGGATTGCGCAGCAGCGAGGTTAAGAGTTCGTAGCGTTTCCCGCCTTCCTCGGCAAACTTGAGAATATCGTCCCGCGTTAACCGGGCAAGCAACGCTTCAGCAGCTGAAAACAGCGCACTGAGAATTAGAAGTATGCCTAAACTAACGAGTTTGATGATTAGGTTTAGGTCGTCCAAACGTAAGATCACGCTCCTTATAACGGACCAACTTTGTGGCGTTCAGAAGCCGGTGGATAATCGCGCTACGGTGCCTGTAATAGACAGAAGATGGCTTTCTGTTTCTCAAACATGATTGTTGCTTCGTCTTGCGTTTGATGGTCATATCCTAATAGATGTAGTGCCCCGTGTATTGTAAGCATTGCAACTTCGGTTTCAATGCTGCTGGAGGTCCCGCTGAGTCCCTCATCCGCTGTTGCGGCGTGTCGTGCTGCGGTTTCAAGGGATATAACGAGATCTCCGAGTAGGTTCGGGTTCAGAAGGTTATCTTCACCTTCGCGCATTGCAAACGCCAGTACATCGGTCGGTTTATCGATTTTTCGATAGTCGCGATTGAGGTTCCTTATGTCGTTATCATCTGTCAAGAGGACACTGACTTCGCACGCTTCTGCGTCATGTGCCTTCAATGTTGCACGCACCGCGCTGTAAACCACTTCCACATCAAAGGTAGTGTTGCTACTCGTATTGGTAACACGAATCAAAACAGCTATCCTTCTTCGGTAGACACATCCGGTGGACCTACGCCATTATTCCGTTTTGTGTTTTGCGGTGATGCCTGCTCATAAGCCTCGACAATGCGTTGAACCAATTCATGTCGGACGACATCGACTCTGGAAAAATAGATGAACTGGATTCCGTTGATTCCCGAAAGCACTTCTTGTGCATCTGCGAGCCCTGAAACTTTATGTGTTGGAAGGTCCGTCTGTGTGATGTCGCCTGTAACCACAGCTTTAGAATCAAAACCGAGACGAGTCAAGAACATCTTCATCTGTTCTATCGTCGCGTTTTGTGCTTCATCGAGGACAACAAACGAATTGTTAAGGGTTCTACCTCGCATAAACGCAATGGGTGCGACCTCAATGACGTTCCGCTCGATGTATTTGTCGAGTGTTTCTGGTGGCATCATATCGTAGAGCGCGTCATACAAAGGGCGTAGGTATGGATGCACCTTATCTGCGATGTCGCCGGGTAAAAAACCGAGGCGTTCACCGGCTTCAACGGCAGGACGTGTCAAAATGATTCGACTCACCTGTCCGCTTTTAAGCGCGGAAACAGCCATAGCCATGGCAAGGTAAGTTTTGCCTGTACCGGCGGGTCCGATGCCGAAAACAAGGTCGTTGTCTTTGATCGCCTCAACGTACCTTTTCTGCCCAGCCGTTTTGGGGCGGATGACCCCACGTTTTGAGAATACTGGAATCGACTCAGCTCCGATTCCACTTGGGATGTCTTGTTCATCCGTATCCGATGCGCGAATTACGTAGCTAACATCGGTCGCTTCAATGCGTTCTCCTTTCCGGATGCGGTGAAGTAGTGATTCGAGAACCGTTGTCACCCGGTTAACTTCTGTAACGTTTTCACCGATGACAGCGATGCTGTCACTTTTCAAAACAACGCGCACGTCAAATCCATCTTCAATCATTTTTAGAAAGGCATCACTTTGCCCAAAGAGGGCTTGCACTTCAGCGTTGCTCTGTATGGGAACACCCTTAGATTCTTGTTTCTGCAATAGGATTCTAATCCTCCAGATTTTTTAGATGGGAAACCAGTGGGTTTTACCGTGTGTTCTGTCTAACTTAGCGCAATTGCAAAAAAAAGTCAAATTTCAGACATTACGCAAATTTGTTTCTCTTGCCGTCAAGATTTCGAGCTATGCCAGCCAAAACCGTTTGCGCACTTCCTATTCAACTGCTTTTATTGTACAAAATCTTGCAACAAAAGTCAAGTGCATTTTTACGGGCATTCGGGCGTAAAGCCCAATGCTTTAGCTTTGGGATATAAGCCCGCTGAGTGCGCGTGTCAAGAA
This genomic interval carries:
- the recO gene encoding DNA repair protein RecO produces the protein MAAQKTQAIVIRTFPLKEFHKIITFYTPDFGKVKAVAYGVKSPKSKLGGSLELLNHGMLIFQHRENRELQNITDFNLINGFDTIRSDFTRITYGCYFAELVDSIASEGIANPEIFDLLRTTYKFLVDVDDVPLLARGFEIKFLDCAGYGPELSRCVHCGSGVNGAGTEKFGIAFSVRYGGVLCGDCKNRDGAAFTIAPGSRELLKMLRKSEWERFNRIRASTRNHNELKRALGSFIEYHTERNLKSLRFIESVLG
- a CDS encoding hemolysin family protein, which encodes MDDLNLIIKLVSLGILLILSALFSAAEALLARLTRDDILKFAEEGGKRYELLTSLLRNPRRYSLTIITAKTILIVVSVMVFMTFWKDQYLVYPVANAALAVACFVILTELFPKNYVQGSTGEATIRALSVLRVIYWGGFVVLIPLNFLANLIVRVFGGKVTSAQDSLVSPEVLETLDNVADSQEILEPDDREMIARILDLPDKVVREIMVARTDMVCLEANTPAAEVLQTTITCRHTRIPIYEETIDRIVGILHVKDMLDCWAKDKPINLRELIVDRSPFFTPESKNISELFRELRAHKQHIAIVVDEYGGTAGIVTLENIIEEIVGEIQDEDEIDEQDDYIQMDANTYSVDARLNLMDLNERLGTEFEAENIDTIGGFVVDHLGRVPEQGYTFTFRGIRFTIFEADERRIHRIHIQMPDINIGGTS
- a CDS encoding PhoH family protein; this encodes MQKQESKGVPIQSNAEVQALFGQSDAFLKMIEDGFDVRVVLKSDSIAVIGENVTEVNRVTTVLESLLHRIRKGERIEATDVSYVIRASDTDEQDIPSGIGAESIPVFSKRGVIRPKTAGQKRYVEAIKDNDLVFGIGPAGTGKTYLAMAMAVSALKSGQVSRIILTRPAVEAGERLGFLPGDIADKVHPYLRPLYDALYDMMPPETLDKYIERNVIEVAPIAFMRGRTLNNSFVVLDEAQNATIEQMKMFLTRLGFDSKAVVTGDITQTDLPTHKVSGLADAQEVLSGINGIQFIYFSRVDVVRHELVQRIVEAYEQASPQNTKRNNGVGPPDVSTEEG
- the ybeY gene encoding rRNA maturation RNase YbeY, with product MIRVTNTSSNTTFDVEVVYSAVRATLKAHDAEACEVSVLLTDDNDIRNLNRDYRKIDKPTDVLAFAMREGEDNLLNPNLLGDLVISLETAARHAATADEGLSGTSSSIETEVAMLTIHGALHLLGYDHQTQDEATIMFEKQKAIFCLLQAP